CGATCAGCGCGTGCACGTCGAGCCCCGGCCGCTCGGCGGCGAGCGCCTGCCCGGCCTGGGTGAGGGCGCTCTCGCTGACGTCGACGGGGACGTAGGTGTGCAGGTCCGTCAGGGCGTCGAGCAGATGCCGCGTCTTCTCGGAGGAGCCGGAGCCGAGTTCGACCAGGGTGCGGGCCCGGGTCGCGGCGGCGATGTCCCCGGAGCGCGCGAGGAGGATCTCCCGTTCGGCGCGCGTCGGGTAGTACTCGGGCAGTTCGGTGATCTTCTCGAACAGGTCGCTGCCGTGCGCGTCGTAGAACCATTTCGGCGGCAGCGTCTTGGGACGGCCGGTCAGACCCCGGTGGACGTCGGCGCGCAGCGCGGCGTCCGTGGCGTCCTCGGGCAGCGTGCGGGTGAGGCGGAACGGGCTCACGTACGGGGCTCCTCGGGGTGTGCGGGCACGAAGGCGTCGGTCGGCTCCTTCAGCGGCGTGAGCAGCACGTCCGTGCGGCTCGCCGCGAGCAGGGTGCGGTCGGGCACCTCCTGCCAGTGCGGATCGTCGTCGTAGGGTTCGGAGGCCACGACGGTGCCGCCGCCGAGCCGGGTGAGGTACCAGAGGGTGTCGCCCCAGGCGGTCGCGGTGACGGTGTCGCCGTCGGTGAGCAGGAGGTTGAGCCGGGAACCGGGGGCCGCGGCGGCCACCTCCAGGACCGTGTCGGCCAGCGCCTGGCCCTGCTCGTCGCCGCTCCTCAGCCTGGCCAGGACCAGGGCCCACACGAGCGCCGAGTCGTTGCGGGCCTCCAGCGACAGCAGGTCCTCCGGCGGCAGGGTGCGGGACACCGGCGCGAGCGAGCCGGGCCAGCCCTTGACCGCCCCGTTGTGGCTGAACAGCCAGGTCCCCGCGGCGAACGGCGCCGCAGCGGCCTCCGCGTCCGCGCCCGACAGCGTCGCGTCCCGCACCGCGGCGAGCAGTGCGGTGGACCGTACGACCCGGGCGAGATCGGCGAACGACAGGTCCGCCCAGATCGGCCCGGCCCGCCGGTAACGGGCCGGCACCGGATCGCCCTCGGCGTACCAGCCCACCCCAAAACCGTCGGCGTTGACCGTCCCGTACCGCTGCCGCCGGGGCGCCCACGACTGCCGGTACAGGCCGTGCGGGGGCTCGACGAGGAGTCGCCCGAGCGGCTCGGCCGGTCCCACGTACGCCACATGACGGCACATCAGACGTCCTCCGAGCGGGCCGTGCGGAACCCGGAGAAGATCTGCCGCCGGATCGGATAGTCCCAGTTGCGGAACGTGCCCCGGCAGGCCACCGCGTCCACGGCGAACGAACCGCCGCGCAGCACCTTGTGGTCGGACCCGAAGAAGACCTCCGAGTACTCCTTGTACGGGAACGCCCTGAACCCCGGGTACGGCAGGAAGTCGCTCGCCGTCCACTCCCACACGTCGCCGATCAACTGCCGTACGCCGAGCGGCGACTCACCGGCCGGGTAGCTTCCGGCGGGCGCCGGACGCAGATGCCGCTGGCCGAGGTTGGCGTGCTCCGGGCCCGGGTCGGCGTCGCCCCACGGGTAGCGCATGGAGCGGTCGCCGGCCGGGTCGTACCGGGCCGCCTTCTCCCACTCGGCCTCCGTGGGCAGCCGGCGTCCCGCCCAGCGGGCGTAGGCGTCCGCCTCGTACCAGCACACGTGCAGCACCGGCTCATCCGGCGGGACGACCTCGGTGACGCCGAAACGCCGCCGCAGGAACTGCCTGCCGTCCCGCCGCCAGAACAGCGGGGCCGAGATGGAGTTCCGGCGGATGTGGGCCCAGCCGTCCGCCCTCCACCAGCGCGGGTCGTCGTAGCCGCCGTCCTCGATGAACGCCTGGTACGCGCCGTTCGTCACCGGGGTGGTGTCGATCCGGAAGGGCGCCACCTCGCGCCGGTGGGCGGGCCGTTCGTTGTCCAGGGCCCACGGCTCGTCGGAGGTGCCCATCGTGAACGGGCCGCCCGGGACGAGGACTTCGGACGGGCCGGTGAACAGCGGCGCCGGCTCCGGGTCGGGCGCGGTCAGGGCCTGCGGGCCGCGGCGGAGCTGATGGGTGATCAGCATGGTCTCGTCGTGCTGCTGTTCGTGCTGGGCGATCATCCCGAAGGCGAACCCGGCCTCCGTCAGCCGCGTCCCGTGGAACGCGGCCTGCTCCAGCACGTCCAGCGCGCGGCCACGCACGTCGGTCGCGTACGTGCGTGCCTCGGCGGGCGACAGCAGGGGCAGCTTCGGCCGCTCGGCCCGCGGGTGCTCGAAGGCGTCGTACAGGCCGTCGATCTCGGGCCGTATCGCCTCGTGCCCGGCGACGGCCCGCAGCAGCCACTGCTCCTCCTGGTTGCCGATGTGCGCCAGGTCCCACACCAGCGGCGACATCAGCGGCGAGTGCTGCGCGGTCAGGTCGGGGTCCTCGACGCAGCTCGTCAGCAGGGTGGTGCGCTCGCGCGCGACGACCAGCGAGGCGACCGCGCGCTCGCGGAGAACCTCGGGGTCGGCGGTATCGCTGTCGACAGCGGGGCTGGTGTCGGTCATGGGCGCAGGTCCTTCCCGTGGGCGCGACCGTCCGTGCCGCGCTGTCGGTCGAGCAGGTCGTCGGCGGGGCAGCGGCCCCGGACGACGTAGTGGTCCAGGTAGGCCGCGACGGCAGCCGTCACCTCGGGCGCGGCGCCGAGCCGGGGCAGGGCGTCCAGCGCGGCCGTGAAGCACGTGACGGCCACCTCGCGCAGTTCGGTGTCGGCCAGCCCGCTGCGGGCCGCGTCGATCCACAGCGGGTTGTGCGGCGCGGGCAGCCCCAGCGTCCGCTCGGCCAGCGGCTTCACGGCCCGGTAGGCGGTCTCGGCGGCCTCCGGGTCGTCGAACAGCGCCGCCGTCACGGCCAGCGGCACGATCCAGCCGTCGTCGCCGGGCTGCGCGTCGATCATGCGCAGTTCGAGATGGCCGCGCGGCCTGACCGGCGGGAACAGCGTCGTGACGTGGTAGTCGAGGTCCTCCCGCGTGGGCGGCCTGGGCAGGCCCGTGCGGGTCCACTCCCGGAAGGTGAGCCCCTCCGGGACGTCCCAGGGCCCGCCGTCGCGCCGTACGCACATCACGGGGGAGTCCAGCACGTGCCGGGCCCAGGCGCCGCGCGGGTCGGCGTCCAGCGGTGGTCCGCCCGCCCGGCCGGCGCCGATCCGGGTCCACATCAGCTGCCGGGTGGACAGCCAGCCGGTCGGCCGGTGACCGGCGAGCGGGGAGTTGGCGAACGCGGCCACCAGGACCGGGCCCAGGTGATGGGCCAGCCACCAGCGTCGCACATGGCCGAGAGGCCCCGGCTCCTCGTGGCCGGCGTCGACGCACACCTGCACGGAGGCCGAGGTGCACATCATGGCGCGGCCGGAGGGGCCGGTGCGGTCGAGGCAGGCCTCCATGGCGTCGTAGCGCGGTTCGCGCAGGAACCGGCGGGGTTCGTGCCAGGGATCGTGGCCGAGGCCGACCAGCGTGAGGCCGTTCCCGCGCAGGACCGCGCGGACGGCGTCGAGGTCGGCGGAGACGGTGGCGATGACTTCCGTCAGCGAGGCGGCGGGGGGCGAGCTCAGCTCCAGCTGGCCGCCGGGCTCCACGGTGAGCGCCGACCTCAGGGACAGGGGCCGCAGTGCGGCGTAGGCCACGTCGAGTCGTTCGGGTGTGACGGGGAGCTGCGGTGCGCGCAGCTCGTGGACGAGCCATTCCACCTCGACACCGAGGCGGCGCGGCGGGCCGGTCTTGAAGCAGATGCCGCGGACGAGAGCCTCGACCTCGGCTTCGGACAATGAGGTGCGTGGCCGGGTACAGCCACCTACCGATTCGGACATGTCGGGATCCTCCTGAGATTCCACCATGCCATCGGTCCGGACTCTTCGGCGGCCCGGGCCGGGTTCACTCGTCCCACCCAAGTCCCTCGTGTCGCTCGGCACAAGGGGGCGAACCGGGGCGTTCCGGGGCGGTCATCCGGGCCGGCCGCGTGTTTCCCGGCGCTTTCCCCGGTGTTCTCCGGTGGCGAAAACTCCGTTGCCCCGCACGGTCGGCATCACCCACGATGCGTGCGTGAGCAAGACAACACAGGCCGGGCGGCACGCGCTCACGGCGCACACGGGGGTGGCGCCGTGAGCGCGCGCCTGCGCGGTATCGCCCGGCAGACCGAGCAGATCGTGGCGACGGGGGCATATCGGGCGCCGGACGGGCGTGAGGTGTCGATCGCGGCGGAGCTCCGGGCGGCGCGCGAGGGCACGCGCATGTACGGTCCGCAACCGGTGCCGGTGCCGGTGCCCTCCACCCGGGTGACGCAGACGCTGGTCGAGGTCACGGGCGAGAGCAGCCTTGAGGCCGCCCGCCGGCTCGGCGCGAACGTGGCCGTACTGAACTTCGCCTCGGCTCGCAATCCCGGCGGTGGCTACCTCAACGGCGCACAGGCCCAGGAAGAGGCCCTGTGCCGGGCCTCGGCGCTGTACACCTGCCTGCTTCAGGCCCGCGCGTTCTACGACCACCACCGCGCCCACCGCGACCCGTTCTACACGGACCGTGTCATCCACTCACCCGCCGTGCCCGTCTTCCGCGACGACCGGGGCCGCCTGCTGGACGAGCCGTACACGGCCGGCTTCCTGACCTCTGCGGCGCCCAACGCGGGCGTGGTGCTCCGCACGGCACCCGAACGAGCCCCGGAACTGCCGCGGGCCCTCGCCGCCCGCGCCGAACGGGTCCTGGAGACGGCCGGCGCCCACGGCTACCGGCGTCTGGTGCTGGGCGCCTGGGGATGCGGCGTCTTCCGCAACGACCCGGCGCAGGTCGCGGGGGCGTTCCGGGCGCTGATCGAACCCGGCGGGCGCTTCGCGGCGGCCTTCGAACACGTGGTGTTCTCAGTGCTGGACCGGACGCCGGACGCCAGGGTACGGGGCGCCTTCGAGGAGGCCTTCAGCTCCAGCCGTAGCGCTCCCGCAGCCGGTGCCTGACGAGGTTGAACCGCATGCGGTCCAGGGCGCAGGCCTCCCGGCGCATGCCGTCCTCGTGCAGGCGCAGGACCCGGTCCACGTCGACCCACGACTCACGGCCCGACCGGTCCCACGGCCCGCTGCCGATCGGCACCCACTCCCGGTCGCCGTCGTGCCGCTTGCTGGACAACTGCACGGCGAGGAACGTCCCCGCCGGCTCGCGGGCGACCACGAGCACCGGGCGGTCCTTGCCGCGCCCGTCGTTCTCCTCGTAGGGCACCCAGGTCCAGACGATCTCGCCGGGGTCGGGGTCGCCGTCGTGCGCGGGCGAGTACTCCGTGCGCACCCGGCCCACCTCGCGCGGATCGGCCTGGACGGTGGCGGAGGGGCCGGAGCGGCCCGGGACGTTCTCATCGGTAAACGCGGTCACGGGGGCACCCTAGGGGGTGTCCGCACGAGCCCGGCCACCGAGGCGTCTCCCTACGGGAGCGCGTACGGCCGGTCAGGCGGCAGCGGAACGCTCGGTGAACGGCGGCGCCGGCCACTTCTCGTGCCAGCGCAGCTCCGCCTCCAACTGCGCGGCCACCCGCACCAGAAGAGGTTCGCTGTTCGCCGGGCCGAGCAACTGGGCCCCGACGGGCAGGCCGTC
The genomic region above belongs to Streptomyces coeruleorubidus and contains:
- the egtB gene encoding ergothioneine biosynthesis protein EgtB, translated to MTDTSPAVDSDTADPEVLRERAVASLVVARERTTLLTSCVEDPDLTAQHSPLMSPLVWDLAHIGNQEEQWLLRAVAGHEAIRPEIDGLYDAFEHPRAERPKLPLLSPAEARTYATDVRGRALDVLEQAAFHGTRLTEAGFAFGMIAQHEQQHDETMLITHQLRRGPQALTAPDPEPAPLFTGPSEVLVPGGPFTMGTSDEPWALDNERPAHRREVAPFRIDTTPVTNGAYQAFIEDGGYDDPRWWRADGWAHIRRNSISAPLFWRRDGRQFLRRRFGVTEVVPPDEPVLHVCWYEADAYARWAGRRLPTEAEWEKAARYDPAGDRSMRYPWGDADPGPEHANLGQRHLRPAPAGSYPAGESPLGVRQLIGDVWEWTASDFLPYPGFRAFPYKEYSEVFFGSDHKVLRGGSFAVDAVACRGTFRNWDYPIRRQIFSGFRTARSEDV
- a CDS encoding TIGR02452 family protein, with translation MSARLRGIARQTEQIVATGAYRAPDGREVSIAAELRAAREGTRMYGPQPVPVPVPSTRVTQTLVEVTGESSLEAARRLGANVAVLNFASARNPGGGYLNGAQAQEEALCRASALYTCLLQARAFYDHHRAHRDPFYTDRVIHSPAVPVFRDDRGRLLDEPYTAGFLTSAAPNAGVVLRTAPERAPELPRALAARAERVLETAGAHGYRRLVLGAWGCGVFRNDPAQVAGAFRALIEPGGRFAAAFEHVVFSVLDRTPDARVRGAFEEAFSSSRSAPAAGA
- the egtC gene encoding ergothioneine biosynthesis protein EgtC, with translation MCRHVAYVGPAEPLGRLLVEPPHGLYRQSWAPRRQRYGTVNADGFGVGWYAEGDPVPARYRRAGPIWADLSFADLARVVRSTALLAAVRDATLSGADAEAAAAPFAAGTWLFSHNGAVKGWPGSLAPVSRTLPPEDLLSLEARNDSALVWALVLARLRSGDEQGQALADTVLEVAAAAPGSRLNLLLTDGDTVTATAWGDTLWYLTRLGGGTVVASEPYDDDPHWQEVPDRTLLAASRTDVLLTPLKEPTDAFVPAHPEEPRT
- the egtA gene encoding ergothioneine biosynthesis glutamate--cysteine ligase EgtA, encoding MSESVGGCTRPRTSLSEAEVEALVRGICFKTGPPRRLGVEVEWLVHELRAPQLPVTPERLDVAYAALRPLSLRSALTVEPGGQLELSSPPAASLTEVIATVSADLDAVRAVLRGNGLTLVGLGHDPWHEPRRFLREPRYDAMEACLDRTGPSGRAMMCTSASVQVCVDAGHEEPGPLGHVRRWWLAHHLGPVLVAAFANSPLAGHRPTGWLSTRQLMWTRIGAGRAGGPPLDADPRGAWARHVLDSPVMCVRRDGGPWDVPEGLTFREWTRTGLPRPPTREDLDYHVTTLFPPVRPRGHLELRMIDAQPGDDGWIVPLAVTAALFDDPEAAETAYRAVKPLAERTLGLPAPHNPLWIDAARSGLADTELREVAVTCFTAALDALPRLGAAPEVTAAVAAYLDHYVVRGRCPADDLLDRQRGTDGRAHGKDLRP
- a CDS encoding type II toxin-antitoxin system PemK/MazF family toxin, producing the protein MTAFTDENVPGRSGPSATVQADPREVGRVRTEYSPAHDGDPDPGEIVWTWVPYEENDGRGKDRPVLVVAREPAGTFLAVQLSSKRHDGDREWVPIGSGPWDRSGRESWVDVDRVLRLHEDGMRREACALDRMRFNLVRHRLRERYGWS